The genomic segment GGAGAAGACGTTGTCCAAAGGCAGCCGCAAAGCCTATCCGGTCGCCGTAGTCATGAACAAAGGCAGCGCCAGCGCCTCGGAAATATTGGCTGGCGCGCTGGGCGAGGAAGCCGGTGCGATACTGGTCGGCGAGACGACGTTCGGGAAAGGAACGGTACAGGTGAGCTACAATAAAGCGCTGGGAGATGGCAGTCTTGTGAAAATGACGATTGCCAAGTGGCTGACGCCAGAAGGCGTCTGGATTCATGAGAAGGGCGTTGAGCCGACCGTGGCCGTAGCCCCTCCATCGCTTTACACCGTTGCGCGGCTGACGATAACCGAAACGCTGAAGCGCGATATGAACAATGAGCAAATTCGCAGTGCGCAAATTATGCTTAAAGGGCTTGGGTATGAGCCGAAGCGCAATGATGGTTATTTCAATGAGGAAACCGTGCAAGCTGTTAAGCAATTTCAGCGAAACTCAAGTCTTCCGGTGACGGGAGAACTGGACAAGTCGACAGCCGCAGCATTGGAGAAGGCGGTTATTGCATGGATTAAAGACAAGAACAACGATGTGCAGCTTCGGGAAGCGATTGAACGGGTAGGCAGGAAATAACGCCTCGTTGTCGAATCCATTACAAGGTTGACTCTGTCTTCGGAGTCAGCCTTTTCTTTTGAATAGGCAGCAGGTGTGAGGCGGGAAAATGCCGCAAAGGCGGCTAAAGGAATAAGTTGGTAAAAATGAAGGAGTGTATGCGGTGAATCAGGCTCTTGCTTTGTTGCAGCAATTCCAGCTGGCGTTGCTTCAACTGCTGGTACAACCTTTTTATTATGTGGCTATTTTATTTATTTTGCTCCAATACACAAAGCAGATTAAGCTTGAACGGCAATTGTTCGCCGTCAAGCTGCATATATGGCCCCGGCTGCTCGGCCGGGCAATCGTCACAGGCTTGCTGGTAGGACTAGCTGTATCCCTTGTAGGCGCGTTTATTGGCGTTGCCGTTACCCAGCAATCAGTGATGTGGTTATGGGGCGTCTCAGCGCTGCTCATGCTGTTTCGCATCCGTTATTTATGCTTCGCTTATGCTGCCGGCGTACTTGGCCTGCTGCAGTGGATCGTTGGGTTTACGCCGCTGGCTTCAGGCGAAGGCATAGCCGGTCAAGCTGCAGCTTCACTCGCCGCCATGGATATGACGGGGCTGTTCATGCTCGTAGCTCTGCTGCACTTGGCAGAGGCGCTGCTAGTGCGAAATCAGGGCGGCAAGCTGGCGACGCCGCTGTTCCTCTCGGGCAAGAGAGGGAAAATTGTCGGCGGCTACATGCTGCAAAGCTTTTGGCCGGTGCCTTTGCTGCTGCTCGTTCCTGTTGGTGGAGGTGCAGGCACTGGCGCTGCAACAGCAGCATTGCCGTGGACGCCGCTGCTTGGCGCAGATTGGTCGCAGGGCTGGACGATCGCCGCGCTGCCGATGATTATCGGCTT from the Paenibacillus sp. BIHB 4019 genome contains:
- a CDS encoding PDZ domain-containing protein; translated protein: MNQALALLQQFQLALLQLLVQPFYYVAILFILLQYTKQIKLERQLFAVKLHIWPRLLGRAIVTGLLVGLAVSLVGAFIGVAVTQQSVMWLWGVSALLMLFRIRYLCFAYAAGVLGLLQWIVGFTPLASGEGIAGQAAASLAAMDMTGLFMLVALLHLAEALLVRNQGGKLATPLFLSGKRGKIVGGYMLQSFWPVPLLLLVPVGGGAGTGAATAALPWTPLLGADWSQGWTIAALPMIIGFSELTRSMLPEEKARHAAKGLLLYSVALAAAALLAWWLPVLLPIAALCSLLLHEAIIWRSRRLENASSPLFVHDQRGLRLLGILPQTPAEALGLQAGEIISKVNGVRVHSKADLHAALHLNSAFCKLEVLNYAGEVKFVQRARYENEHHQLGVILAPDEDANFYAASGPASLIDLLKRKRTAHRRGSSKVPAAVNNAASGEKTSV